A window of the Ipomoea triloba cultivar NCNSP0323 chromosome 14, ASM357664v1 genome harbors these coding sequences:
- the LOC116004397 gene encoding sorbitol dehydrogenase: MGKGGMSHGEGQDGEENMAAWLMGVNDLKIQPFKLPPLGPYDVRVSMKAVGICGSDVHYLKHMRCAGFIVKEPMVIGHECAGIIEEVGSEVKTLVPGDRVALEPGISCWRCDLCKEGRYNLCPDMKFFATPPVHGSLANQVVHPADLCFKLPDNLSLEEGAMCEPLSVGVHACRRANIGPETRVLVMGAGPIGLVTLLAARAFGAPRIVIVDVDQARLSVAEELGADVAIKVSTNIQDVAADIEKIKEAMGAGIDVSFDCAGFEKTMSTALGATRSGGRVCLVGMGHENMTLPLSSTTAREVDVVGIFRYKNTWPLCIEFLSSGKIDVKPLITHRYGFSQREVEEAFETSARGGNAIKVMFNL, encoded by the exons ATGGGTAAAGGAGGAATGTCCCATGGGGAAGGACAAGATGGGGAAGAAAACATGGCTGCTTGGCTTATGGGTGTCAATGATCTCAAGATTCAACCTTTCAAGCTTCCACCTCTTG GACCCTATGATGTTAGGGTTTCGATGAAGGCTGTTGGTATTTGTGGAAGTGATGTTCACTACCTTAAG CACATGAGGTGTGCTGGTTTTATTGTCAAAGAACCAATGGTGATTGGGCATGAGTGTGCTGGTATCATAGAAGAGGTTGGCAGTGAAGTGAAGACGCTAGTTCCTGGCGACCGGGTGGCTTTAGAACCGGGAATCAGTTGCTGGCGATGTGATCTTTGTAAAGAAGGGCGATACAATTTGTGCCCTGATATGAAGTTTTTTGCCACTCCCCCGGTTCATGGATCTCTTGCTAATCAG GTGGTACATCCTGCAGATTTATGTTTCAAACTACCCGATAATCTTAGTCTGGAAGAAGGGGCGATGTGTGAACCTTTAAGCGTAGGTGTTCATGCCTGTCGTCGTGCAAACATTGGCCCTGAAACAAGAGTGTTGGTGATGGGAGCAGGGCCTATAGGTCTTGTCACACTGCTTGCAGCCCGTGCTTTTGGTGCCCCGAGAATTGTGATTGTGGATGTAGATCAGGCCCGTCTGTCTGTTGCAGAAGAGCTAGGAGCAGATGTGGCCATCAAGGTCTCAACTAATATTCAG GATGTGGCTGCTGACATTGAAAAGATTAAAGAAGCAATGGGGGCTGGAATAGACGTGAGCTTCGACTGTGCTGGCTTCGAGAAAACTATGTCAACCGCACTTGGTGCAACTCGTTCTGGTGGCCGAGTTTGTCTTGTGGGTATGGGTCATGAAAACATGACACTCCCTCTCTCATCAACTACTGCAAG GGAGGTCGATGTGGTTGGCATTTTCCGCTACAAGAATACATGGCCTCTTTGCATCGAGTTTCTGAGCAGTGGAAAGATTGATGTGAAACCCCTTATTACACACAGATACGGGTTCTCACAGAGGGAAGTTGAAGAAGCATTCGAAACCAGTGCTCGTGGCGGCAATGCCATAAAGGTCATGTTTAATCTGTAA